In the Magnolia sinica isolate HGM2019 chromosome 15, MsV1, whole genome shotgun sequence genome, one interval contains:
- the LOC131227944 gene encoding transcription factor MYB1-like → MGRRPCCSKVGINRGAWSAQEDRILRNYINRHGEGKWRDLAKKAGLNRCGKSCRLRWLNYLRPDIKRGNISTDEEDLIIRLHKLLGNRWSIIAGRLPGRTDNEIKNYWNTKLSKRMKAQSIKLTTQVNPKKLDENKKNKDSAEPPIKPGPKVNEPHQVIRTKATRCTEVFLLPQQDETIKKDMEPMCYGPSPTFIPHKDDSLNFLMDFDMGELLAWDVLDSDLAQLCGDPGMKENVIGGDDGAHDLSSCYNVYPFSLSDVMLDDGRGRDSLASNNVASGLEIASLNTCLEEI, encoded by the exons ATGGGGAGAAGACCATGTTGCTCTAAGGTAGGAATCAATAGAGGAGCATGGTCTGCTCAGGAAGATAGAATCCTACGTAATTACATTAACAGACATGGAGAAGGAAAATGGAGAGACCTTGCTAAGAAAGCAG GTTTGAATCGGTGTGGTAAGAGTTGCAGGCTTAGGTGGTTGAATTATTTGAGACCAGATATCAAGAGGGGCAATATTTCCACTGATGAGGAAGATCTGATCATCAGACTCCATAAGCTCCTTGgaaacag ATGGTCAATCATCGCTGGAAGGTTGCCTGGGCGAACAGACAACGAAATCAAGAACTATTGGAACACGAAATTGAGTAAGAGGATGAAAGCCCAGTCCATTAAACTGACCACCCAAGTGAACCCTAAAAAACTTGATGAGAATAAGAAGAATAAGGACTCCGCGGAACCACCGATCAAGCCGGGACCCAAAGTGAATGAACCCCACCAAGTGATTCGAACCAAGGCGACACGATGCACGGAGGTTTTTCTACTGCCGCAACAAGACGAAACGATCAAGAAAGATATGGAGCCCATGTGTTATGGACCATCTCCGACGTTCATTCCCCACAAAGATGATTCCTTGAATTTTTTGATGGATTTTGATATGGGGGAGCTTCTAGCATGGGACGTTTTAGATTCTGATTTGGCGCAGCTTTGCGGTGACCCTGGAATGAAGGAGAATGTGATTGGTGGAGATGATGGGGCCCATGACTTGTCCTCATGTTATAATGTTTATCCCTTCTCATTGAGTGATGTAATGCTTGATGATGGGAGGGGAAGAGATTCTCTTGCAAGTAATAATGTAGCATCAGGGCTAGAAATTGCATCCTTAAATACTTGTTTGGAAGAGATCTAA